The sequence gagtcaaaatttatgtatttttttgacaATTGTTAAAGTTCGTGGGAAAAAGCAAAATTAATCAAAGTTCGCGTATTTAGGCAACAAGACAACAACTCTGAAAAAATGCTAGAAGAAGGAGTTGAACCCAGAAAAGCAAAATTAAATATCTTTACCACCAAGCTATACTACACGCTTTAAAAATTATAAGGGTTgcaataattatataaatacttatattaatctATATTTTGGGAGCCCTATTTTTTGGGGATGATATTCAGTGTCccataattttatgtgtgccaccgtgtcccatgcttatatctattattttaaaaatattttttataaaaataaaatttattataatattataattatatttaatttttatttaaaaaaatcaatttttttaaaaagtatataccatgattttgaatttatcaacatattattagctaataaaaatgaaattaaatgataaaaaataattaatggaaTAAACTCTAGtcaataatcacaaaattaaactacaGCATGCAaagttgaaattaaataaaaaatatataaaataaataaataaaattaaaagtggaACACAAAATGAGACATAAAATATGGTATGGTGAATCTCATTCCTATTTTTTGTCTCTTTCAACACTACGAGTGTTAGTTTAGGGTTCattccctttcttcttcttcttcttctaaatCTATCAATTTTTGATCGACGATCAATAATTCCGATGAGAAATGGCTTCTTGTGAAACGTAGCAATGTAAATCGTGCTATGTGTTACTTAACTCCTCTTTCTCCGCGAGATTTATCCGAAATCTCTGAAGAAAATTTCGACCTCCCTTTTTTGGATCCAAACCAACCCACTCGTTCCAACAGTTGCGAGGGTTTGTTGTTGGCTATGATTCCAAATCTTTGCAACCCCACAACCAAACAGGTTCAGATCTTTCCTCCCAAGGAAGCCTCTCCAATTCCAAATTACCTGACCTATTTGGCTGGTGCTTGTGTTGGCTATGATTCCAAATCTGATGATTACAAAATACTAAGAATTTGGGATCGTAATTACTGCGCGTCGGGGCCTTGTTACCCGATCCGAACTTTAGAGTTGTATTCGTTGAGAAACGATTCTTGGAAGGAGATTGCAATTCTGCTATTGGTAATATTACTTATGTTAGAGGTAAGTGTTACTGGCTTTCTTTGCCTGCCTCGAGAGTTATATCGTTCGATTATAGTGAGGAAAGCTTCTCTTACTTGCCTTTACCACGAAAGGCGTACGTTTTAGCCTTGTCAAGTTTTATGATGAAGATTTGTTAGGTATTGTTTTCTGTGGGCGACGAGGAGCTAGTTATAAAGTCCTTACGCCTTTGCCTTTGGGAGTGAAGCTGGTTATTATTTTGAGGTGTTGGGATACAATGTTTAATGTCTCTCTTGGTGGTGCTGTAGATGGAGTAGAGGGGACGATATACGGCCGATTCTTGTTTCTTCATGGAAGGAATGGCCAAAATTGCCGTCTAGTAGTTTATCATTGGAGTAAGAAAGAGTGCAAGGAACTTGGTGTTTATAATTATCACAATCCAATAGAGATTTTTTGTTATGTTGAGAGCAATGTTTATATGCGCCGTGGAAAGCCAATCAATGAATCCCCTGTTTTTACTTATCCTTATTTAGGCAAGGACGAACACGACGAGGAGGATGAGTGCCATGGCATATACACTTCTCCTTATGACTATGAGAAAGAGTATGACTCTTTCGATGAAGCCTGCGATGCAGATCTCGATGATTTTGCTGCTAATGGGTACGTTTCCTGACATTTTACAATTGAAACTAATTTTGAATGTATAGGTGATGCATATATCCATGGTGTTATGTTTGTATGAAGTTAGCTTGTTAAGTAGCATAAATATACTCTCtgtgttttagattagttttatAATGCTGCATACAAAGATGCCCAGAGAATTGGCTGCCCCATCTTCCTCTTCTTTTCTGTCAGTATATAACCATTATTTTCTCACATTATAATTATGTTTTCATGGCTATTTCCCTTGTTAATGTGTTTGGCCAGTTGTGTGGTATGGCAGAAATGAGTGGCCAAGTGGATTTCCAAAGAGATATGGATTTAGATAGGAGTGGAAGCTTTCCTTTAAAGTGGCACATCATAAAGGATTTGTCACACTTAAATCCTTTTAGGGACAACATATTGCAGAACAATGAGAACATGCCAGTGATTGACAACAGAGACATACAAagggtatgtatatatatatatatatatatatatataattgtctTGTCTTTGTCCTATGTCTTTGTTATGCATATCTTGTTAgagcaaccaagtccatttatGTGGAGAAGATGATcctttttattttgtgtttttt comes from Salvia miltiorrhiza cultivar Shanhuang (shh) chromosome 3, IMPLAD_Smil_shh, whole genome shotgun sequence and encodes:
- the LOC131017618 gene encoding YTH domain-containing protein ECT1-like, which gives rise to MAISLVNVFGQLCGMAEMSGQVDFQRDMDLDRSGSFPLKWHIIKDLSHLNPFRDNILQNNENMPVIDNRDIQRISFDKGLGLFSLFKGHTSKTSLLSPAHE